The Streptosporangiales bacterium DNA segment GCGACACCGGTACCGAGCAACGCGCCGACGAAGTTCATCACCGCGCCCAGGGCCAGTGCCACGCGCGGCGTGAGAGCCCGCGTCGACACGCTGGTCGCAATCGCGTTCGCGGCGTCGTGGAACCCGTTGGTGAAGTCGAACACGAGCGCGACCGCGACGATGATCAGCAGCTCTACCCACGGCACGGTAATCACCGGCCCGGCCAGGAAGGGCGACAAGACATAGACTGCAATCTATGTCTTGGTCGCTGCTCTGCGCCAGTCGCCTGTCACCTCGACCGCCGAGGAATCTGCGTCAGCGTGGACGTGGCATCGTGCGCCGAGCGAGTCGATCGGCGCAGGTCCACTGGGCTCGGTGACTCTCCGGCTCAGGCGGATCGCGGGCTCATGAGGTATGCCGCGCGGGTCAGCAGGTCTATGAGCTCCTCTTGCTGGGCCTCGGTCAGCGTGAGGTCAAGCACCTCGGCGCACCGTGCGGTGGTTGCCTGCTCGGCGTCGTCCAGCTGTTGCTGCTTGCCGTTGCCGTCTCCCCACGGTTGCGGCCAGCCGAACAGCCGGGCGTAGTCCGGTCCACCGTTGAGCATGATCGCTTCGAGCGGGGTCAGGTCTGCGGCGGTGATGCAGGCCACATGTATGCCGCCGCGCCACTCCCGGAGCACGTGGATCAGGAACATCGCCCGGCCACGTACATCGGTAGGTCGGGGCATCGCCTTCCATCCTGCGAACAGGGGCAGTCCCGACACGTCGGCCGTGTCGACCACCTTCTCCAGCAGGTCGCCCAGCCGGCAGGCGTCTGTCTCCGCCATCTCGGCGAGAGTCGTCCTGCCGTAGCTCTCGCAGGCCTCCGTGTAGTAGGCCGCAGCCCGGCGGGCGGGGGCGATCTCCAGCACGGATGGCCACAGGGCATGCACGGCACGCGGTGCCATGAAGCCGAATCCGGCGATCACGACGGACGGGTCTACGTCACCGAGGACGCCACACCGACCGGCGAGGTAGAAGTGCATCCAGTCGTCGTATCCCTTGCCCGCCCCGAAATCAGCGGTCTCCCGTGAGGTCATGAATGCCGCACCAGCGTCGTAGACGATGCGCTTGGTAGCCTCGGCCGTTCTTACGCCGCCGGTCATTGCCGTCGATCCCTTCGACTCAGACAACATTCTTTCTCTTCTGTCTGACCTCACGGACGACCGCGATCCATATCGTCCCGAGTGTGCCGATGGCGAGGACGGGCCAGATAAGGATGTAGATCGTGAGCAGGAACGTTTGCATTTGACAGACCTCCCTCGGCTTCAACCAGGTATCGTCGGAGTGATCTTCGGTTGGGCAACAGTCGGCTCGACCTCGCCTGCCGTCTGGAAATCGCGTACGCGTTTGCCGATAAGCGCGAAGTCGAAATCGTTCCAACTCGTCAGGGTCACGGCAACGCAGACCACGGCGCTAATGCCGTACACACTAAGAGAACCCAGCAGGACCGCATGTTCGCGGAGCATCCCCACGAAGACCGGTATGAAGACGACCGCGGCCACGGAACCAATCGCAATTCCGACCCGACGCCCCAAGAAGCCGAAGGCCATCAGGCCGAGGACCACGCCGCCACCGATCGCGGCGATCAGCTCGTAGAAGACGCCGACAGGTCCGCGCAGGGGCACCAACTCGAAGCGGGCAAGCGGGAACAACACCAGGGCACTTATCACTGCAGCCGTGAACGCCCTGTTCGTCACGCGCTTCCAGTAGCAGCTCACGATCACCGGGAAGACGATGGCGCCCCACAGCGCACCAAGGAACACAACCATGCCAAGGATGCTCAAGTGGAGGCTGGCCAGGATCACGCCGACTGTGGAGACCACGATCATGGTGACACGACCGAGCAACAGCATGACGCGGGGGTTGGGTACTCCTCGCGCAAGGTTCTTGCCGTAGACGTCGGTCATCACGATCGCTGCCAGAGCCGCAAGGTCGGACGTTGTTGTGGATGAGAGTGAGGCCAGGACGAGGAGGAAGAACATCACCACCATGATCGGAGGAAGGAACGCCGACGCCATTTGCGGCACGATGTTGTTGATGTCCCCATCGGCGGGCCGCATTCCGATCGTCGTCGCCATGAGTCCGAGCATGCCCAACCCGATGACGACGGATCCATAGCCGACCGTCGCGGCGATGAAGCTGGACTTGATGCGGTCGGGGCGTACCGCGAAGAGTCGCTGCGAGATGGTCTGGTTGCCGATCGCGTAGGCGAGGACGGCCACGAAAAACGGTGCGCCCTGCTCGAGAATGGCCGTGGTAGAGAGCGGATCGCGCTGCTCGGCGGTGAGCCGGGAGAAATTTTCGACCAGAGCGCCAGGTCCACCGATCTTGAATAGAACCATCGGGATGACAACGACCGCGATGACGATCATTCCGGTGACCTGAATAAAGTCGGCGATGACTGCGGCTCGAAAGCCAGACCACAAGGTGAAGGAGAGTACGCCGACCGCGGCGATGACAACACCGTGCATGAACGAGAGTGGCGACAAGACCGATACGACTGCGCCGGCCGCGGTCAAATTCGTCATCAGACTGATCCCACTGCCGAGCACGTTCGCAACGGCGAGCACGAGCTGGCTGGACTTGCCGTGCCGCGCATGCATGACCTCGCCAAGGGTGTGCGCGTTGGGAGCCAACTGGCGAAAGCGCTGACCGAAGGGGTAGATGAAGAAGATCATCAGGGCGCCCCATAGGCCATAATGGATCGGACCTGACAGTCCGTATTTGTAACCCGACGCCGCGCTGGCATAGAAGGATGCGGCCCAGATCCAGGTCGCCGTCATGCTGGCCGCCGACATGCCGAATCCCAGCGTGCGAGTGGACACCATGAAGGCGTCTGCGCTCTCTCTTCTGCGCCCGATGAGCGACGTCACGAGGAACGTGCCGACGTAGAACACTGCGAGCACAGCGATGGTGACCGGTGCCGAAAGCTCAAAGAAGGGCTGCCGAGTCATGCGTCACAACCTCCATAGGTCCCGGGCCTGTACGGCCGCGCACCGCGCGGCACCCCCGAGCTGGCGCTACCGACCCCCTGGCCAGCGTTGGTCGCTGCGGACAAGGGGGCGGGCCACCCGGCCGGCAGGGGGCCGAGTGGCCCTGACCTCATGCACCAAGGCGCTTCGGCAGGCCCTGTGCGAGAGCGCGGACGTGGTGAGGACCGGTGCCGCAGCAGCCGCCGACGATCTGCACCCCTGCCTGAACCCAGCCCTGCGCCTCCTTGAGGTAGTCCTCGGGTGACAACCCGGAGAAGACCCAGTCAGGTGGTGTCCAGTCCCCAGACTCGGCGTAGACGCCCACCGGCACGTCCGGGAAGTAGCGACGGACGGTCTTGAGCGCATCAGGGATCACGTCCGTCTTGACGTGCATCAGGGTCACGGCGGCCAGGCCCGGGCGCACCTGCGCTTCCGCCAGCTCCATGAACGCGTCCGGGTGGTCTGGATCGTCTTCCGGCATGACGCATGGGGTCAGCCCGTAGGTGCCGAGGTGGCCCGAGGGGACGCGAATGGGGGACATGCCGAGCCACACGGGCAGCCCGGTCGACAACGCAGCCTCGATCGCGGCCACGCCGTAGCTCTCCGAGTCCATCATCTCGAGGGCCAGGAGGTCGACACCGGCCTCCGCGAGGATTTCCGCCTGCTCTCGGAAGTTGGATGAGTTCCTCAGATCGGCACCGGTCTCGGACCCCGTCTCATCCATGGCGTAGGGACAGAAGGACGAGATCGACCCGGCCACCGCCACGGGACGATCTGCGGCGGCGTCACGAGCTTGAAGTGCCGCCTTGACCGCCTGTACGTTCGCGTCCTTTACTCGTTCGCCGAGGCCCGCCGGCTCCAGGCCAGCGCGATTCGTGCAGTGCGTATTGGTAATGATGACATCTGCGCCGGCAAAAATGTAGTCCTCGTGCAGAGCTCGGACCGCATCGATATTCTGGAGGTTGCTGGCACCGCCCCACGCGGTTTCGTCCATCGGAACTCCTCGCCGTTGAAGTTCCGTTGTAGCTGCGCCATCGAGCACAATGACCTCGCCGGCAGAGATCCGCCGGACGAAATCCTCACCGATTCCCATTGTGACTCCTCGCTTGGTTGGTACTCCATTTGTGTCAATGACAAGTCACGAAGACGAGTCGTCGTCCTCGAGCCCGTGCGATAGTGGGATGGTTTGCTGGCCCGAGCCTCTCCACCTTCGGTCGGTCGCGGTGCCGTCACCTGACGTCATTTGTAGCCGTCTACATCAGGTGATCTCATCCCCAGAACTGCCCATGTTCGTGTCTACGGATGGCTAGAACTGCCTATCCGTGGGGAGCAGTCAGGTGAGGCCGTGGGTGAACGCGTAGGCGGTTGCCGCGGCCCGTGAGGACACGCCGAGCTTGCCGAAGATGTTGTTCAGGTGGCGGGCCACGGTGTGATGACTGATGACGAGCTCGGTGGCGATGTCTCGATTGGTCTTACCTACGGCAACCAGGCGCAACACCTGAACCTCACGCTGGGTGAGCTCGGCCGGTGCGTGCGATCCCTCCCCCAGCAGAGCGGCCACGCGGCGAACGTTGTGCACCGAGCCGAGGCGCTCGAATGCCGCGTAGGCTGCCTTCAACTCCAGTTGCGCGCCTTCATGATCACCGGCCTCCCGGCCGGCGGCGGCCATCATCATCCGAGCCTGGGCCGCCTCATAGGGCAGCCCGAGCTCCATCCATAGCGCCCGCGCCCGCTGTAGCTGTTGGAGAACCCGATCTGGGTCGTGCTCCGCGAGCGCGACGGCTCCTCGTGCTGTGATGGCGGTCGCCTGCAGCAGGGCGGTCCCTGACTCCTGCGCGATCGACTCCAGCTCGTCGGCCGCCGTCCGGGCGCAGTCGACGCGATCGACGGCCAGCTCGACCTCCACCTGCGCTGCCAGCAACCGGGTGCGGTCACGGCGGCTGTGTCCCTTCCCGGCCAGTGCGAATCGCAAGGCGGCGGCAGACGCCTCCGCCTTACCCTGGGCCAGGTACAGCAGGGCAAGCCCGGGTTGCGGATCACGACCGAGCTCGTGCGCACGCAGGTAGGCTCGCTCGGCGGCGGGCAGGTCCCCTCTGCGTTGTCGGATCTCACCGGCTACGTAGAACGCTTCCGCGGCGACGCGCGGGTTGTAGAGCAGGAGCTCATCACATGCCCGGTCGGCCTCGAGCGCCGCCTGCGCCCAGGCGCCGCGCAGGTTGAGCACCTCGACCCGGTGGACCCGGCACAGTCCGTGGTACGGCGTCCCGGCAGGCAGCGATTCACACCACGACATCGCCGCCTCGGTCCACTCGGACGCTCTCCGCAGATCAGCAGCGTCCATACACATCCCGAGAGCGAGACAATAGACCCAGCCCGTGACCAGTGCGCTGAGTTCCCCGGCCAGTACCGCGCACATTGCCTCGTCGAGCAGTGCCAACCCCTCGGCGGTTCTGTCCCGCGACAGCAGGACGCCACCCTGAGCCTGGAGACCCAGCGCGACGAGATCGGCGCTGTGGCAGCGCTGCCCGATTTCGATCATCGTGCCGGCCGCGGCCAGCGCCAGGTCCAGATCGCCCCGCTGGTGTGCCAGGTCGGACTCGGCGTAGGCGAGATAGCCGTGCTCTTCGCACTCCGGCTCATCGGAGAGGTGCCGCTGGGCCCGCTGCAACCAGCCGGATGCCACGGCCGATCTGCCGGCCACGTGATGCTCGTAGAACAGCATCCACGCGGAGTGCCCGGCTCGCCGATTGTCCGCGGAAGCCACGTGGGCGGCGTAGGCCCGTTGACGTACGGCAATCGACTCGTCGATTCGGCAGAGCCACCACGCAACGTCGGCGAACGCGTCCAGGTCGTCTGGCGCGAGGTCTGATTGGTCGAGTTCACCGAGCAGGCGATAGGCCTCGACCCACGCAGCCCGCCCTACCGCTTCCCTCGCCCGCTCGACAGCGGCGACATGCTGACCCACGTGCGGCTCCCTTCGCGCCGCCCTCATTGGCGACCGGCCACCGCAGCCACACCACACTCGCGCTAAGCATATTCGCTCGTCGCCGGCCCGTCAGCCACGCTCGCTCGCAGCTGGTCGACGGGGAGGGTCAGTCGGTGACGTCGGCCGACGTCTCGTCAGCGGGCGTGCAGCAGGCGTCGATCCCCTCGGGGCTGAGGGCGGCGAGTGTGGCGAGCAGCTGGACGGGGGCGGCGAGGGCCTCGCAGCACAGGGCGTACACGTTGCTGCGTCCGCGTGGGGTGACGGTGATCAGCTCGTGCTGGCGCAGTGGGGCGAGGTGGTGGCTGACGAGCGTCTGGCTCATGCCGGTGGCGTCGGTGAGCTCCCTGACGGTCCGCGGGCGTTCGGCCAGCAGGAGGACGAGTGTGAGCCGGCTCTCGTCGGCGAGGGCCTTCAGTCGCGGCGCCAGCAGTCGGGCGCGGTCGGCCATCGACGGCAACGAGGCCACGTCGAGGAGGGCGACGTCCAGATCACGTGTCATGTCTCGAGTAAAGCACATGTTGCCATCAACAGCGATTACTGTTTATAGTGACGCTCGTTTGAACCAGTGCTGAGGGCAACGAGGAGGAACGGGTGAACGAGCAGCAGATCACCTCAGGGACGGATCCAGTGGTGGTGATCGGTGCGGGGCCTGTCGGGCTTGCCGCCGCCGCCCATCTGGTCGAGCAGCGGCTGCCGTTTGTGGTGCTCGAGGCCGGCGAGCGGGTGGGCGCATCGGTCCGCCAGTGGGGTCACGTCAGGTTGTTCAGTCCGTGGCGGTTCGACATCGATACGGCCGCTCGCCGACTGATGGACTCCGGCGGTGCCGTCGTGCCCGACGACGGCGGAATGCCGACGGGCGACGACCTGGTCGAGGAGTATCTCCAGCCGCTCGCCAAGCTGCCGGACCTCGCGCCGCACATCCGCTTCGGAGCACAGGTGACGGCCATCGGCCGGCGGGGAGTCGACCGGGTCCGCTCGACAGAACGGGAGTCCGCGCCGTTCGTCGTCCGCCTGGCCGACGGCGAGGAGATCAGGGCAGGCGCGGTGATCGACGCGTCCGGGACGTGGCGGACTCCCAACGTACTGGGCGGCAACGGATTGCCCGCGCACGGCGAACGCGACGCCGCCGCGTGGATCGACCACGCGATGCCGGACGTCCTCGGCGTCGACCGTGACAAGTACGCCGGCCGGCACACCGCAGTGGTCGGCGCGGGACACTCCGCGGCGACGACCTTGCTGGCGCTCGCCGAGCTCGCCGACGTCGCGCCGGGTACTCGGGTCACCTGGGTGATCCGCTCGACCTCGCCCGACCGCGCCTACGGCGGAGGCGCCGACGACCAGCTCCCCGCGCGCGGAGCGCTCGGCTCGGGACTGAGGCTGCTCGTCGACTCCGGTCGCGTCGACCTGGTCGAGGGCTTCGCGGTCGAAGCGGTGCAGCCGCTGACGGGCACCGCTGGTGCCGTCGAACTGGTGGCCACCGGCGCCGACGGCAGGCGTCGTCACCTGGTCGCGGACCAGGTCGTGGCCGCGACCGGGTACCGACCCGACTGGAGCATCGCGACCGAATTGCGCCTGGAGCTCGATCCGATCCTGCAGGCGAGCCGGGCGCTCGCGCCGCTGATCGATCCGAACGTGCACTCCTGCGGCACCGTCTACCCCCACGGGGTCGACGAGCTCACCCATCCCGAGCCCGGGTTCTTCACCGTCGGGGCGAAGAGCTACGGCCGCGCGCCGACGTTCCTCATGGCGACCGGGTACGAGCAGGCACGTTCCGTCGTGGCCGCGTTGGCCGGCGACTGGTCGGCGGCGCGCGACGTCCAGCTCGAGCTGCCGGAGACAGGTGTCTGCTCCGTCACCAACGGGCTCGAGGCGATCACCATCGAGCTCGGTCTCGCCGCTGACGTGCCGGACAGGCTGATGACCGCGACGGCCCGGCACCTGGGCAGCGCCGCCACACCAGCCGAGGCGGTCCTGGTGGCGGCCGACGAGCTCGGTCTCGACCACACCACGGCGCTGCGGTTCGCGGCGTTCGCGGCCGATCAGTCGGACACACGCGCGCCAGAGGACGGCAACCCGACCGGCACGTGCTGAGGTGCCTCTCGCGAGCCGACGCGGCCCGGCCGGTTCCACCCGGCCGGGTCCGCGGCGGGCGCTGGTCGCGTTGTGCATCACCGAAGTCACCAGCTGGGGAGTGCTCTACTACGCGTTCCCGGTGGTGATCTCCACCCTCACCCGAGACACCGGCTGGTCGACCGGCGCGGCCATGGGGGC contains these protein-coding regions:
- a CDS encoding sodium:proline symporter; this encodes MTRQPFFELSAPVTIAVLAVFYVGTFLVTSLIGRRRESADAFMVSTRTLGFGMSAASMTATWIWAASFYASAASGYKYGLSGPIHYGLWGALMIFFIYPFGQRFRQLAPNAHTLGEVMHARHGKSSQLVLAVANVLGSGISLMTNLTAAGAVVSVLSPLSFMHGVVIAAVGVLSFTLWSGFRAAVIADFIQVTGMIVIAVVVIPMVLFKIGGPGALVENFSRLTAEQRDPLSTTAILEQGAPFFVAVLAYAIGNQTISQRLFAVRPDRIKSSFIAATVGYGSVVIGLGMLGLMATTIGMRPADGDINNIVPQMASAFLPPIMVVMFFLLVLASLSSTTTSDLAALAAIVMTDVYGKNLARGVPNPRVMLLLGRVTMIVVSTVGVILASLHLSILGMVVFLGALWGAIVFPVIVSCYWKRVTNRAFTAAVISALVLFPLARFELVPLRGPVGVFYELIAAIGGGVVLGLMAFGFLGRRVGIAIGSVAAVVFIPVFVGMLREHAVLLGSLSVYGISAVVCVAVTLTSWNDFDFALIGKRVRDFQTAGEVEPTVAQPKITPTIPG
- a CDS encoding LuxR family transcriptional regulator, with protein sequence MRAARREPHVGQHVAAVERAREAVGRAAWVEAYRLLGELDQSDLAPDDLDAFADVAWWLCRIDESIAVRQRAYAAHVASADNRRAGHSAWMLFYEHHVAGRSAVASGWLQRAQRHLSDEPECEEHGYLAYAESDLAHQRGDLDLALAAAGTMIEIGQRCHSADLVALGLQAQGGVLLSRDRTAEGLALLDEAMCAVLAGELSALVTGWVYCLALGMCMDAADLRRASEWTEAAMSWCESLPAGTPYHGLCRVHRVEVLNLRGAWAQAALEADRACDELLLYNPRVAAEAFYVAGEIRQRRGDLPAAERAYLRAHELGRDPQPGLALLYLAQGKAEASAAALRFALAGKGHSRRDRTRLLAAQVEVELAVDRVDCARTAADELESIAQESGTALLQATAITARGAVALAEHDPDRVLQQLQRARALWMELGLPYEAAQARMMMAAAGREAGDHEGAQLELKAAYAAFERLGSVHNVRRVAALLGEGSHAPAELTQREVQVLRLVAVGKTNRDIATELVISHHTVARHLNNIFGKLGVSSRAAATAYAFTHGLT
- a CDS encoding metalloregulator ArsR/SmtB family transcription factor, with amino-acid sequence MTRDLDVALLDVASLPSMADRARLLAPRLKALADESRLTLVLLLAERPRTVRELTDATGMSQTLVSHHLAPLRQHELITVTPRGRSNVYALCCEALAAPVQLLATLAALSPEGIDACCTPADETSADVTD
- a CDS encoding NAD(P)-binding protein: MTSGTDPVVVIGAGPVGLAAAAHLVEQRLPFVVLEAGERVGASVRQWGHVRLFSPWRFDIDTAARRLMDSGGAVVPDDGGMPTGDDLVEEYLQPLAKLPDLAPHIRFGAQVTAIGRRGVDRVRSTERESAPFVVRLADGEEIRAGAVIDASGTWRTPNVLGGNGLPAHGERDAAAWIDHAMPDVLGVDRDKYAGRHTAVVGAGHSAATTLLALAELADVAPGTRVTWVIRSTSPDRAYGGGADDQLPARGALGSGLRLLVDSGRVDLVEGFAVEAVQPLTGTAGAVELVATGADGRRRHLVADQVVAATGYRPDWSIATELRLELDPILQASRALAPLIDPNVHSCGTVYPHGVDELTHPEPGFFTVGAKSYGRAPTFLMATGYEQARSVVAALAGDWSAARDVQLELPETGVCSVTNGLEAITIELGLAADVPDRLMTATARHLGSAATPAEAVLVAADELGLDHTTALRFAAFAADQSDTRAPEDGNPTGTC